A portion of the Glycine max cultivar Williams 82 chromosome 10, Glycine_max_v4.0, whole genome shotgun sequence genome contains these proteins:
- the LOC121172945 gene encoding uncharacterized protein, with amino-acid sequence MDRSWMNASRITEEYENGVEEFLLFAQSKAQPMWGKFFCPCVKCGNGRRQTIDDIRTHLICEGIIRSYTKWIWHGESLDTADMSQADDVTTDSGNPIEEMIRDLGQEGFEEAHAALYDNIEVDSKMPLYSGCISFTKLSAVLALVNLKARFGWSDKSFSELLMLLTNMLPADNILPKNHYQAKKILCPVGMQYEKIHACCNDCILYRDDFAELDYCPVCGVSRYRPTNGDSTVLVSDADRRPAKVCWYLPIIPRFKRLFANGEDAKNLIWHANTRKSDGLMRHPADSPQWKAIDRLYPEFGAEPRNLRLGLATDGMNPFGTLTTNHSSWPVLLFIYNLPPWLCMKRKYVMLSMMIAGPRQPGNDIDVYLRPLIDDLRKLWDEGVDLWDANLQHAFKLRAMVFCTINDFPAYGNLSGYSVKGHHACPICEQNTSFRQLKHGKKTVYTRHRRFLKQYHPYRRLKKAFDGSQEHETAPNPLTGDEVYQRVKDVINMFGKSQKKPSSTSNMWKKKSIFFDLPYWSDHHVRHCIDVMHVEKNVCDSLIGTLLNIKGKTKDGFKCRQDLVDIGIRQVLHPISKGNRTYLPPACYTMSTAEKRSFCECLRNIKVPQGYSSNIKSLVSVNELKLVGLKSHDCHVLMQQLLPVAIRGTLPEKVRVAISRLCFIFNAICAKVIDPKQLDALEDEVVVVLCQMEMFFPPSFFDIMNLHRPEASIVERYVAEECIEFASQYIDSLKPVGVPASRHDQPIAGKGTRGYNVVTMTRHDVSQAHLYILNNTTEVFPYIEAHKKHVRDSHPKMNMMRVLQEHKKTFINWFRQTILADKSVSRRLTLLAIGPNLNVPTWKGYDINNYSFYTKSQDDKSSVQNSGVCVDADSEHFSSTSDNNPIRASMSYFGVIQEIWEVDYTSFRVPVFKCQWVNGTTGVFQDPLGFTLVDLSKVAYIDEPFIMAAQARQVFYVQDPCNSSLSMALQGRPSGMNYHNDESTLDIGQMSSFSKQLPSMNEADEVDDGHANRVDHDEGL; translated from the exons atggatcgaagttggatgaacgcATCACGTATAACTGAAGAGTACGAGAATGGTGTTGAAGAGTTTTTGCTGTTTGCTCAAAGTAAAGCGCAACCTATGTGGGGAAAATTTTTTTGTCCATGTGTGAAGTGTGGAAATGGGAGGCGCCAAACAATTGATGACATAAGAACTCATCTTATTTGTGAGGGAATAATTCGTAGCTACACaaagtggatatggcatggggaaTCCCTCGATACAGCTGACATGTCACAGGCTGACGATGTTACTACAGACAGCGGAAATCCTATAGAAGAAATGATTCGTGATCTTGGGCAAGAGGGGTTTGAAGAGGCACATGCAGCGTTGTATGACAACATAGAAGTTGATTCAAAAATGCCTTTGTATTCCGGCTGCATATCTTTCACAAAATTGTCAGCTGTGTTAGCTCTGGTTAACTTGAAGGCTcgatttgggtggagtgacaagagTTTTAGTGAGTTGCTGATGTTGTTGACAAACATGCTTCCTGCTGATAACATCTTGCCAAAGAATCACTACCAAGCAAAGAAGATTTTATGTCCAGTTGGGATGCAGTACGaaaaaattcatgcatgttgTAATGACTGCATTTTGTACAGAGATGATTTTGCTGAACTAGATTACTGTCCTGTGTGTGGGGTTTCTCGGTACAGACCGACCAACGGAGATTCTACTGTACTAGTCTCAGACGCCGACCGCCGTCCAGCAAAGGTGTGTTGGTATCTcccaataataccaaggtttaaacGGTTGTTTGCTAATGGGGAAGATGCAAAGAACCTTATATGGCATGCAAATACTAGAAAATCAGATGGATTGATGCGACATCCTGCAGATAGCCCGCAATGGAAGGCAATTGATCGTCTGTATCCTGAATTTGGGGCCGAGCCTAGAAATTTAAGGCTTGGTCTTGCAACGGACGGAATGAACCCATTTGGAACCTTAACTACTAACCATAGCTCGTGGCCCGTTTTGCTGTTCATTTATAATCTCCCTCcgtggttgtgcatgaagcgaaagtaTGTTATGCTGAGTATGATGATAGCTGGTCCAAGACAACCAGGTAATGATATTGACGTATATCTAAGACCGTTAATTGACGATTTGCGGAAATTGTGGGATGAAGGGGTTGATTTATGGGACGCAAATTTGCAGCATGCTTTCAAGTTGCGTGCAATGGTTTTTTGTACCATCAATGACTTTCCAGCCTACGGAAATTTAAGTGGATATAGTGTCAAAGGACATCACGCATGTCCTATATGTGAGCAGAATACTAGTTTCCGCCAACTTAAACATGGAAAGAAGACTGTGTATACTAGGCATCGAAGATTTCTCAAACAGTATCATCCGTATCGACGCTTGAAGAAGGCATTCGATGGAAGTCAAGAACATGAAACCGCGCCAAATCCATTAACTGGTGATGAAGTATATCAGCGGGTCAAGGATGTCATAAATATGTTCGGCAAGTCCCAAAAAAAACCATCATCCACTTCAAACATGTGGAAAAAGAAGtctattttctttgatcttccgtactggtccgATCATCATGTTAGGCATTGTATAGACGTCATGCATgtcgagaaaaatgtttgtgattctTTAATTGGGACCCTCCTAAACattaaaggcaagacaaaggatggtttcAAGTGTCGTCAAGACTTGGTTGACATAGGTATACGTCAAGTGTTGCATCCTATCTCAAAAGGTAACAGGACATATCTGCCCCCAGCCTGTTACACAATGTCAACAGCTGAAAAGAGAAGTTTTTGTGAATGCTTGCGTAAtatcaaagtcccacaaggctACTCTTCAAACATCAAGAGTCTTGTGTCTGTGAATGAGCTTAAGTTGGTTGGCTTGAAATCACATGATTGTCATGTGTTAATGCAACAACTTTTGCCTGTTGCAATCCGCGGAACATTGCCTGAGAAGGTCCGTGTTGCAATCAGTCGcttgtgtttcatttttaatgcTATATGTGCCAAGGTCATTGACCCTAAACAGTTGGATGCTTTGGAAGATGAGGTTGTCGTTGTCCTTTGTCAAATGGAGATGTTTTTCcctccttcattttttgacattatG aatctacatCGACCAGAGGCCTCAATAGTGGAAAGATACGTTGCTGAAGAATGCATTGAGTTTGCCTCACAATACATTGACTCATTGAAACCTGTCGGTGTTCCTGCATCCCGGCATGACCAGCCAATAGCCGGCAAGGGTACTCGTGGATACAATGTTGTGACAATGACTAGACATGACGTGTCACAAgcacatttgtatatattaaacaaCACAACAGAGGTGTTTCCGTACATAGAGGCTcacaaaaaacatgttagagATAGTCACCCcaaaatgaacatgatgaggGTATTGCAAGAGCACAAAAAAACTTTCATAAATTGGTTTAGACAAACAATACTTGCTGATAAAAGTGTTTCCAGACGACTCACATTGTTAGCCATTGGCCCAAATTTGAATGTCCCTACATGGAAGGGGTATGACATTAACAATTATTCATTCTACACAAAGTCCCAAGATGATAAAAGTTCGGTGCAAAACAGTGGGGTCTGTGTTGATGCTGATTCGGAGCACTTTTCCAGTACATCGGATAACAACCCCATTCGAGCATCCATGTCTTACTTTGGTGTCATTCAAGAAATTTGGGAGGTTGATTATACATCATTTAGAGTGCCTGTTTTTAAGTGTCAGTGGGTGAACGGGACAACAGGTGTGTTTCAAGATCCATTGGGATTTACTTTGGTAGACCTTAGTAAGGTGGCATATATAGACGAACCTTTCATTATGGCAGCACAAGCCAGACAAGTTTTCTATGTACAAGATCCATGTAATTCAAGTTTGTCTATGGCTCTGCAAGGAAGACCAAGTGGAATGAATTACCATAATGATGAGTCAACCCTTGACATTGGTCAAATGTctagtttttcaaaacaattgccTTCAATGAATGAAGCTGATGAAGTGGATGATGGACATGCAAATCGtgtagatcatgatgaaggtctATGA
- the LOC102665245 gene encoding uncharacterized protein: protein MTGQIREELRSQIKEELRTQLEEENKRSLEIMTNALKEAIKKELSNKGSQEALQIQPDIQQLGARVSTQGSNAVTNAQASQEHDVDAIPLMGLFVQRNDVFVLYALKKALFMVHLRLVAMGKIMEGDSIIHTVAYADDVVRVSVETVIDPEAEVPYATSEIQYVKQAVNTFVAWPTHLVKAVLDEHPQRIPHNEDAHVPKPANVNADDPLRELMKYSFDLYDKPLQITFDGRFLGIVDASTSIFITYSDVIEIIAGDKSLNISVIQLWLMYIHEWSQIFSQGFMYAFLEPQSLVCSKDRRSECEQYLERWLKESDREVYIGPYFHQEHWQLIILCPRQHVVVWFCSLRRKPDMHIKATINSVMTKLKKTLSPETKAVAPKWIEVKSHVQTGCYECGYYIMHWIWNIIASDIKSDWSMWFANDTPLDIGIITTIRKKWATFFLKTAISQNG, encoded by the exons ATGACTGGCCAGATTAGGGAAGAATTGAGGAGTCAAATTAAGGAAGAATTGAGGACTCAGCTAGaagaggaaaataaaaggaGCTTGGAAATAATGACCAATGCATTGAAAGAGGCTATTAAAAAAGAGTTGTCAAATAAAGGATCCCAAGAGGCACTCCAAATTCAGCCggacatacaacaactaggtgcGCGTGTCAGCACACAGGGAAGTAATGCTGTTACCAATGCGCAGGCTTCACAAGAACATGATGTTGATGCCATACCATTGATGGGACTGTTTGTGCAGCGTAACGATG tttttgttttatatgcACTAAAAAAAGCTTTGTTTATGGTTCATTTAAGGTTGGTGGCCATGGGGAAAATAATGGAGGGGGATTCAATCATACACACAGTGGCATATGCAGATGATGTTGTCAGGGTAAGTGTAGAAACAGTTATTGATCCTGAGGCTGAGGTCCCCTATGCCACCTCAGAAATACAATATGTGAAGCAGGCCGTCAATACATTTGTAGCTTGGCCCACACACCTTGTGAAAGCTGTATTAGATGAG CATCCACAACGTATTCCACACAACGAGGATGCACATGTGCCGAAGCCGGCTAATGTGAACGCAGATGATCCGTTGCGTGAATTGATGAAGTACAGTTTCGATCTTTACGACAAGCCACTTCAAATCACCTTTGATGGGAGATTTCTTGGAATTGTAGATGCATCTACATCGatattcatcacatattcagaTGTTATTGAAATAATAGCAGGAGACAAAAGTCTGAACATATCTGTCATACAATTATGGTTAAT GTATATTCATGAGTGGAGTCAGATATTCAGTCAAGGTTTCATGTATGCATTCCTTGAGCCACAGTCGTTGGTTTGTTCAAAGGATAGACGCAGCGAATGCGAACAATATCTTGAAAGATGGCTTAAGGAATCTGACCGAGAGGTGTACATTGGACCTTACTTCCATCA GGAACATTGGCAACTCATAATTTTGTGTCCTAGGCAACATGTTGTTGTTTGGTTCTGTTCTTTGCGTAGGAAACCTGATATGCATATCAAAGCTACAATTAATAG TGTAATGACAAAATTGAAGAAGACCTTGTCTCCTGAAACTAAGGCAGTTGCACCAAAGTGGATTGAAGTAAAG AGTCACGTTCAAACCGGCTGTTATGAATGTGGATATTACATAATGCATTGGATCTGGAACATCATAGCCAGCGACATAAAGAGTGATTGGTCCATG TGGTTTGCTAATGACACACCGTTGGACATCGGCATCATCACCACAATTCGAAAGAAATgggcaacattttttttaaagacagcAATAAGTCAAAACGGCTAA